One part of the Hydrogenobacter sp. T-2 genome encodes these proteins:
- the glgB gene encoding 1,4-alpha-glucan branching protein GlgB has product MRVFYDFSLITDYDVYLFKEGSHCRLYEKLGCHLFEDGAYFAVWAPHAEQVFLFGDFNHWDKHSLPLRKREDGSGIWEGFVKGVKKGQRYKYHLYTSWGYWTDRADPFGFFHETPPLTASIVWELSYEWHDEEWLRKRRDLNHHRSPISIYEVHLGSWRRVPEEGNRWLSYRELAPLLAEYVKEMGFTHVEFLPVMEHPFYGSWGYQITGYFAPTSRYGTPQDFMYLVDYLHQEGIGVILDWVPSHFPTDGHGLAYFDGTHLYEYGDWRKGWHPDWKSYVFDYGKGEVRSFLLSSAHFWLEKYHVDGLRVDAVASMLYLDYSRHEWVPNIYGGKENLEAIDFLKKLNTCLYKDFEGIQTIAEESTAFPMVSRPVYLGGLGFGFKWNMGWMNDTLFYMSKDPIYRKYHHHQLTFSIWYAFSENFILPLSHDEVVHGKGSLISKMPGDYWQKFANLRLLLGYMWTHPGKKLLFMGGEFAQWREWNHDQSLDWHLLQYESHRGIQRLIKDLNKLYREEKALHELDCEPEGFEWVDFYDWEKSIISYLRKSSEGDLLLVVCNFTPVPRFEYRIGVPKAGFWKELLNTDSEIYGGSNLGNMGGVWAEEVPFHGRPFSLKLTLPPLAVVVLKKIL; this is encoded by the coding sequence ATGAGGGTTTTTTATGACTTTTCCCTTATAACCGACTACGATGTATACCTTTTTAAAGAAGGTTCTCACTGTAGGTTATATGAAAAGCTGGGCTGTCATCTTTTTGAGGATGGTGCCTATTTTGCGGTATGGGCTCCCCATGCGGAGCAGGTTTTCCTTTTTGGAGATTTCAACCACTGGGACAAGCACTCTCTGCCTTTGAGGAAAAGAGAAGATGGCTCTGGTATATGGGAAGGCTTTGTAAAAGGTGTCAAAAAGGGTCAAAGGTATAAATACCACCTTTATACTTCGTGGGGCTACTGGACAGACAGGGCAGACCCCTTTGGCTTTTTTCACGAAACTCCACCCTTGACCGCCTCTATCGTATGGGAACTAAGTTATGAGTGGCACGACGAAGAGTGGTTAAGGAAAAGAAGGGACCTAAACCATCACAGGTCACCTATTAGCATATACGAGGTTCATCTTGGTTCGTGGAGAAGAGTGCCAGAAGAGGGAAACAGATGGCTAAGCTACAGAGAGCTTGCACCTCTTTTGGCAGAGTATGTAAAGGAAATGGGTTTTACCCACGTGGAGTTTCTACCTGTGATGGAGCATCCCTTTTATGGGTCTTGGGGCTATCAAATAACAGGCTACTTTGCACCCACTTCACGCTATGGCACACCTCAAGACTTTATGTATCTTGTGGACTATCTCCATCAAGAGGGTATTGGAGTTATCCTTGATTGGGTTCCCTCTCACTTTCCCACCGATGGGCATGGACTGGCATACTTTGATGGGACTCACCTTTATGAGTATGGAGATTGGAGAAAGGGCTGGCATCCTGACTGGAAAAGCTATGTTTTTGACTATGGAAAGGGTGAGGTAAGGTCCTTTCTGCTTAGCTCCGCTCACTTTTGGCTTGAGAAATACCACGTGGACGGTCTTAGGGTAGATGCGGTTGCCAGCATGCTCTACTTGGACTACTCAAGGCATGAATGGGTTCCCAACATATACGGTGGCAAAGAAAACCTTGAAGCCATAGACTTTTTGAAAAAGCTCAATACATGCCTATACAAGGATTTTGAGGGCATACAGACTATAGCGGAAGAGTCTACCGCCTTTCCCATGGTAAGCAGACCCGTGTATCTTGGTGGGCTCGGCTTTGGCTTTAAGTGGAACATGGGCTGGATGAACGACACGCTTTTTTACATGTCCAAAGACCCCATATACAGGAAATACCACCATCATCAGCTCACCTTTAGCATCTGGTATGCCTTTTCTGAAAACTTTATACTTCCCCTTTCCCACGACGAAGTAGTCCATGGCAAAGGCTCACTCATATCCAAAATGCCAGGCGACTATTGGCAAAAGTTTGCCAACCTTAGGCTCCTCTTGGGATACATGTGGACTCATCCAGGGAAAAAGCTCCTCTTTATGGGTGGAGAGTTTGCTCAGTGGAGGGAGTGGAACCATGACCAAAGTCTTGATTGGCATCTTCTCCAATACGAAAGCCACAGAGGAATTCAAAGGCTCATAAAGGACCTAAATAAGCTCTACAGAGAAGAGAAGGCACTTCACGAGCTGGATTGCGAGCCAGAGGGCTTTGAATGGGTAGATTTCTATGACTGGGAAAAGAGTATTATTAGCTATCTTAGGAAATCCTCCGAGGGAGACCTTCTGCTTGTGGTTTGCAACTTCACACCCGTTCCTCGCTTTGAATACAGAATAGGTGTGCCAAAGGCAGGCTTTTGGAAGGAGCTTTTAAACACAGACTCTGAGATATACGGTGGCTCAAATCTTGGTAATATGGGTGGAGTATGGGCGGAAGAGGTGCCTTTTCATGGAAGACCTTTCTCTCTTAAACTTACACTACCACCTCTTGCGGTGGTGGTGTTAAAGAAGATTTTATAA
- a CDS encoding HEPN domain-containing protein, whose product MNRWKDWWEQALRDEEKARLDLEHGYYEWACFTAQQSAEKALKALCMHKGFEPWGHSLLALLQSLKQAGLDIPREVERCAKSLDLYYIPTRYPNGLPAGKPSDYYTEENAQEAIDACNNILQWCKTHIHKEG is encoded by the coding sequence ATGAACCGATGGAAAGACTGGTGGGAGCAAGCACTTAGGGACGAAGAAAAGGCAAGGCTTGATTTAGAGCATGGCTATTATGAGTGGGCTTGCTTTACCGCACAGCAGTCTGCGGAAAAGGCTCTTAAGGCACTCTGCATGCATAAAGGCTTTGAACCCTGGGGACATTCCCTGCTTGCCCTTTTACAGTCTTTAAAACAGGCAGGGCTTGACATACCAAGGGAAGTGGAAAGATGCGCTAAGAGCCTTGACCTGTATTACATACCAACGAGATATCCCAATGGTCTGCCTGCAGGCAAACCCTCTGACTATTACACAGAGGAAAATGCACAGGAGGCAATAGATGCGTGCAATAATATCCTGCAATGGTGCAAAACTCATATACATAAGGAAGGATGA
- a CDS encoding nucleotidyltransferase domain-containing protein — MRAIISCNGAKLIYIRKDELLSFLKNLAEKMKSELENVSQVYLFGSLAKGEERGLSDVDLLVVVRVRLDRSNFWRVYREIFNFVADRLKMDFDLVVVEESKKEETLRRLGAYLLISKT, encoded by the coding sequence ATGCGTGCAATAATATCCTGCAATGGTGCAAAACTCATATACATAAGGAAGGATGAGCTCCTGAGCTTTCTCAAAAACTTGGCTGAGAAGATGAAGAGCGAGCTGGAAAATGTTAGCCAAGTATACCTTTTTGGCTCTTTGGCAAAGGGTGAAGAGAGAGGGCTTAGCGATGTGGACTTGCTTGTGGTGGTAAGAGTAAGGTTAGATAGGTCAAACTTCTGGAGGGTTTACAGAGAAATATTTAACTTCGTGGCAGACAGGCTAAAAATGGACTTTGACTTGGTGGTGGTAGAAGAGAGCAAAAAGGAAGAAACTCTAAGAAGGCTCGGGGCTTATCTTCTTATTTCAAAAACTTGA